GACAAGAGAAAGGCTGTTTAATGATGGAGGGGAgtgtgttttattttattttatttttgtccgGATTCAATCCGGTTTCTATTCAGATTTAGTTTGGATTCAGTCCGGATTTAGTCTGGTTTCTGTCCGAATTTAATTTGGTGGGTTGTTAATTTCCTTCAGGTTTTTTATACTGTTTTTTATACGGAGCTCCGCCATCCCGAGGCATCTGGTGTCTGGGTACTATAGCTCCACTTATGTCGATCCTTGTTGATAATGGTGTGGGATGAGCGATGGCTCTTACTTAGGCGTTAGATATCTGTTTGTCTCTTTGCTTTTCCTGTATATCGTTAGCTTTAGGGTTTGACTGTATCTCTATATTCGGGTGAAAATCTTTTACTGCCATATGGCTTGATCTGTATGATGCCGTATGACTTTTATAAATGGGTATACTTCTtccattgacaaaaaaaaaaaaaaaactgagaagTCTTCATTTTATGAAAATAAGAGATCCGTTATGAGAAGCTCACCGTTATATATTTAATTCTATTTTCAGATAATACACTTTTACCCATCTTATTCGCAAAGCTATTACTTTGTTTTAAATGATCcttgaaaaatacaaatttcGATCGAGACTCTATTTAGATAATACACTTTTTCCcatcttattttattttgttttaaatgATCCTCGTAATATGCTACTCCTATGAGATATTGTGAATTGTCAAAAACAAATTCATCTGTTCAATTCCGCTTTTTCCCAATAAACACAACCAGAACACCTACGTGGAACTCCAAGGACCACAACTAGAAGTATAGAATCAGACCGGTTCAACGATTCAATTTGATCATGCAAAGGTAAGACTGGTAATAGTGAAAACATTGGAATGATTGTGTAGGTAAACAAAACAGAAATTCTTTTAActattccctccgttccaatttaattattagttttaaaaattcgtgccacttttcaattgattatatcttataatttataatattttatatgatttcaaaaatattatattatataacTATTTGAGATCTataaaacaaaatccatattcgatataaaatttattacgaaTTATTAGTTTTTTAGTTGGTTAGAACATAACAAGAGACAATTAAATTGAGACTGAGGGAGTATTTCCTATCCGTATCAATTCAACTGTGAGGATCCAACTCAAGCAAAGGATGAACAGAAACAAACCACATTAAACAGTGCAGAGCTATTAAGTGAAAAAAGTCGATTCCTTTCCCTCCATACAATTTGAGAAGTGAAGAAGGttaaaaacaagaaatagaaATTCTGGCTCACTCACATCCATTTACAATCTCACATGATCTACGAGACTTTCTTTCCCTCGAGTCAACTTCATTTACTCCAAAGACATAGTACAAGGTATACAGTGTGCTTTAAGAATATCCGGAGTTCTTGCTCTGGCAATATTCGCCGGCAATACCAAAATCTGTACCAACACGACATAGAAAACTTGCCACTATTAATAGGAGGATTTTTGTAAGTAATTATTGGTTCACGATAATAACATAAAATAGTCAGCAAAATGATGCCGACAATAATGCTGTTTTCTTGACCTACAAGAAGATTACAACAacttaaagagagagaaaaatgagcaCCTGCActgaaactaaaaataaaaatggagagGGACTCACTTTGTGGTTTTGAAGAGAGAACTTCAAGAATTCCTCATCACAACTGTCTACCATACTAACCAAGCTCTTTAGCCCCTTAACGGGCTTATCGTTAAAAGTCACAAGAACCTACATCACAATAAGCAAACAAATAAGGAGTTTGTAAGCAAATTATCATAGTGAGGTCTATTCTTTTTACACCTTAACCTTATGACCATAACATATTTCCAAACCTGATTTTGCACCATGCCCTCCTCCTCAGCATACCCATTTGTAATGTCATCTTTAAGCACCTGACCAGTATATTCATGCCCAAACAGTCAATATAATTTAGAAGACCAACATATTCTCCCATCAGGGAAATAAACAGAGACCAACATTTTCACCCATGACTAGGGGCAGGGGTGTAAATGGTTCGGTTTGGTCTGGTTTAAcatttttccaaaccaaaccggaCATTCCGGTTTGgacattttataaaccaaaccaaaccaaatattaATAGTTCGGTTTGGCTCGGTTTGGTTCGATTTGACCGGTTTATTCCGGTTTTCGGTTTGTTACTCATACCACATTTgataaccaaacaaaaaaaaaaatggatcaTAGGTAACAGTCAAAAACCTTTTCCCTACTGCAATCCATtcactaaaacctttttcatcCTTCATTTCTTTCACAAgcactaaaaagtaaaaatctaACTAATTAAGCGACGAAGTATCATAAAATCAAGTAAATAAACTTCAGtggaaactaaaaaaatttattacctACATCTAACTAAATGTAGTGTTAAACCAATTCAGCAGTTAACTGGAGAAATTTCTTACCCTAAGCTAAGTTGTAACCTTTTagtcttttattattattttttgacatGGCTTTTAGTCTTTTATTATTATGTATAATTACATAACTCTATAgtaagaaaatacaaaaatatcTTCGTCGTGATCCATTACTACGGGAAGAAGGCACATtcccttctttctcttttctgcATCATAGAATCCTACTTATACCCTTTCGACTATATTAGTttcataagcattttttttaaagtggttTTGTTAGTATATAAACataatatgtgtgtgtgcgtgtgtgtgtatagggGCCGGTTCTACCCACACAAATTTTAACACAATTTGACATtccatctctctcctcacctaatccctccctctctccttcccCACCACACCACCTCACCTTTCCCAAAACCAACTCCGGCCGGCAGCCTACTCCTCCTTCTCCGGCACTTCCATCTCTGGCGAGTCTAAAACAATAAATTAACCACATAAAACATCACAATCACCTCCTCCAACACAAAACGCTACAACAACGGCCATTCTTCATCGACAGCGCAGCCATCATAGAAACGAAGAGGTCAGAGAAAGCCTTGTTATTGTAACCCTGTCCCTTTCCTATTCAAACACCCACAGCGAGACACAGAAACTGGCCTACCACACCACAGTACGCCGTATTACTCATCAATTCACTTTGCTAAAAAGCAACACCCCtttcaaaatcacctccacATTCTCCATCCTAATAACATCTACGTGTCAGAGTAATATTCTGAAATTGAAGCAAATGCAGTAGAATTTGGATCCAGAATTTTGATTGAGGATCTTTGAAGGCATTATTGGCGGAATATGGGATCAAGCAGTAGCAAGCCCAATGCGGCGGAGTCCTCATTGTCGGTGCGTTCCGGTGGTCGCTGGGAGGCGTAGGCGAGATCGGGTGCGTTGTTGGCAGAGGGTGAGGAGGGGACAGAGGAGAACACActcttgtgtatatatatgttttgcCAACAAATAGCTAAATTaagtgtacacacacacacacacagatggAGGTGCCGGAGAAAGAGGAGCCGGCATGCCTACCGGAGTTGGTTTTGGGAAAGGTGGGGTTGTGTGGTGGGAACTTAGTTGCAGGGAGCTCCTAAGTGGTGTTGCTCCCACCTTGGGAGCCCGCTTTTGCGCTCCCAACGAAGGAGCTTGACTGAAGCCCACTCCCATCGAGATGGGAGCTCGCTCCTGACGAAGATGGGAActtttgtatgatctttgtATAGAAAAATGGGGATTTATCACTtggttttattaattggtctttgatgaGCTCATATATCTAACCCAAGTAATCatgtcttgaaaagaaaatcatatattATCACACTAGCCCAATGGTTACACTTATGGAGGACTTGACCCATATTTTCACTTCCTAAAATGATTGTACTCTTAAAGTGAATACTCTATGCTACtttattttcataatatatgTACACGCTACcaaccttggaagcttttgtaTTCCCCCGCTCCAGCCCCCACTTCCGCTCCTGCTCCGTGCAACTAAGGGTgggaaggagagagggagggattaggtgaggagaaggagaaggagaaggagagggagagggaggagggagagtgtttgaatctcagccattgatttcAATGGCTCAGATGGAGTGTCACGAACAGTGTTAAAATCTGTGCAGGTAGAACTAGCCCcatataaccaaaccaaaccaaaccgagccttacgtcccaatcacttgggatcggctacatgaatctgtttcctccattgagctctgtcaaaggccacttgttcacaccagacccattatactcatatctttgcgcactacaacatctaatgtcaatttaggtctacccctccccgtaacattgctacctagagctatcctatccgctctcttaattactgcatcttctggtctacggtagatatacccaaaccaccttagcctattttcccttagcttctcctctataggtgctacacctaccatctcacgaattgtttcatttctaatcttgtctcgtctagtcttaccacacatccagcCCCATATATCTGGTTTATTCCGGATTGAAAGGTgatgaaccaaaccaaaccatttttTTCGGTTTGgctaaaaaccaaaccaattacCTGTAGCAACCAAACCACCGGTTTGGTCTGGTTTCAGTTTTTGGTCCGGTATACCGGTTTTTTCTTCCACCCCTACCCATGACTAGTAAATACAATCTAGGAGACAACATATTCAAGCTCGAAGACCCAAGAAGTTACCTCCAAAACAGTAGAAATAATTTATGATTAGAaatgaaaggaaaggaaaatcaCAAGGAAATTCCTTTATCACAAGGTCACCTGGCAAAGCACAACACGCTCTTCATAAAGTGCCTGGGACAAAACCTTGCCTGAAATCTGGTACCGATCATCCTAGGATTCGGAATTTGACAATATATGAAAAGAGAACACTAAGGTTAAGGTGAATAACACATATAATAAAGCAATACATACCAATTTAACATTTTTATCATATTGGATAAAGACCTAACCTATCTAAGTGAATTACTCACCACAACTTGCAAATATGGGAAAGAAAGAGTTGTGAAAACAAATCCTCCAATAACGTAATACTGAGGAGGCATCCCGGTAATGTTGGCTGGAACAAATTGTTTGCGTGTCGGGAGTTGTGTGACAAATTCATGTATCTTCGAATCACGGAGAACTCTAATAACAATCTTATCGCCTTTATATTTTTGAGTAATAAGGTAACTGAACTCTATTCGTCGCCCTTGTTGAAATGGAACTGAAATTAATTGCAACATAGAGCATAAATTCAGGTTTGCTTATAGAAAGGGGAATTTTCACTTACACCCCCTGTACTCTGAGCGATTTTCAAAGACACCCCATCAACCTATTTTTAAACAATTACACCCCTTGTACTCTGGACTAAAGTGAGACTGCTAGTATTTTTGTTAGAATTGAcgaaaattagatttttttcaCAGTTTGTGGcatttttgtttccaaatacgcttttaaaatttctatattAACCTTAAAAACTATTTACAGGTTCAATACGTTTTCAAAATTCCTGTGtactatctctctttctctctcttctctttctaaCTCTTTTTCTCTCCCATTGTATCTATGACTTCCGACCCAATATGAATGCCTTCTTAAAAGTTAATCAAGCTAAAAGTTAGCCCACATAATTTTGACCTTGAATATGGTGTTATTTATCAAATTTGCGATTTAATGACGTCAATTCTCATCATTAATTTAATCAAATGTAACAAATCCATTAAATTGGATCCGATGTTGTTTACTACCAAATATCAATGAAAGTTGGAATGATATCTACTTTTATGTTTGTCATGGGAAGGATgacaaattaaattaaaaaaaaaaactctaacaaAGGGCcttattaatttaaaatttattgttgggccttattaatttaaaatttattgttgGCCTTATGCTGGATGGGGGGTTTGACTAATAAACCACGCGATTATTTATTTGGAATTTTAATCTATATATATTGGTACTACAATTCATTATCATCTCTTTTTTACTTACACGTTGGAGTTTCAACTAATTTCTTGGGACTAAAGTTATATGGGGTAAATCCTAAATCGGTTTAATTTTAAGTTCACGAAACGAAATGCAATTGTATTGGTCAGGCGTCAAAACTAGAAtgggagagaaagaaaggaaaagaaataagagaaaaaaagaagaagctaggAGGCTCTGTTTTATGGCCAAGAAAGCTTTATTTTAACATGTAAATGTCTTATAACTTAAAAGATCAATATAGGAATTTTAAAACCATATTTGGAAGCAAAAATGCCACAAACAGTgagaaaaaactatttttccgTCAATTGTAACGCAAAACTAACGGTCTCACTTTAGTCCACAGTACAAGGGGTGTAAGTgtttaaaaatattgttaagGGGGTTTCTCTGAAAATTGCTAAAAGTATGGGGGGTGTGAGTGAAAATCCCTTATAGAAAACATAGAAAAACAATGGGACATTTCAAGCTACATCGAATTATGTAGTAGAATTTACTTTTCTTGCTTAaacagaaaatgaagaagagaCTATAGATGAAAAAAGTTGGCTTGAGGATTAAACCTTGCATGAAAAGAGAGGATAACCAAAAAGATTCACCTGTTCCATCATTATTAATGCTAATCCCATCAATGCTGAGAATAACATCGTATGGTTTCAGAATCTCAAATTCTGGATAGTTGGGCATAACTTCTGTTATAAGAACACCTTGTTGGTCGTGTTCCATCTTCATGAACACTCGGAAACTAGAACTTTCCATCTTCTGCCACTTGATGCCGAGAAATGGGAGTCCTGTTGTTTCAATATATGTAGTATATGGTTAAATTAATAGTTATTAACGGATCCGTATCACATGATCTAAGCGAGACAAGTagagaataataaaaaaatcttcctTTTTAACAGAGAAAAtcataaaaagacaaaaaacaaatatgaacATAAGAATACTGCAGTTACACGGTTCACCTAGTATATGTCAACAAAAATAGCTAATTGGGTTTCACTTTAGCTACAATATAGACCTAGGATAACAGTTTTccaaaaatactaaaaagtaGCTTTATTCATGGCTAGTATTATCAAGCCTCACACCCCATAATATATAATTCTActgtttaaaaagaaaaataagaacagAATGCATGATCCCATGATccaaaagtacttaaaatagtaaGTTAGGTTACTCCCTGAGATGGAGAAATCCTACCAGTGTATGCTCCATTCTTATCATAGTCTTGAACGAAGTGCTTAATACTCTCGGCAGGCACAACATCAACGTTGTTGTATAGATGCTGGAGTATCATACCCACACATTTGCCTCTTCCATTGAAAACGGGTCCACCAACTTTCCCTAGGTTCCAAGCCACCTTTACCTGTTAAAGCAAACTATGACTTCTAATATGGTAAACAAAAAACAGACTGAATTAAAATTGCAACGCTGGCTGTGAAGGCAAGCAAGCACTACAGTCACTCTGTcacatttcaaccaataaaataGTGAGCCCATTTTAGCCCCAATCGGATATTAACTTGGCCACAATCTACTCATGTTTACAAGCAAATATAAAAATTAACTAACTACTTGCATTATGATGCAGGACGATCAAAGAAAAAGATTTACCCTCAAAAATCTGCAcctaaaaaccctaaaaccgCATCTACGGATTGTAATGGCATCCCCATCATTAATGGAAAGAAATCTATTCCGTTTCATAAACTAAATCAAATAATATTAGAAGATGAACATTTTTTAGctgaacacaaaaaattgacaactgAAACAAACAACAATATGGATCGATTTGCTCTCAGACAACAATAGAACCTTAGGAATCGACAGAAAAGAAATGCTAGAAATACACatctgggggggggggggtggcggGCGGGGGGGCGGGGTTTGTAGGATTACAAATTGAATTATttaaatagaaaagaaatgCTAGAAGTGATCacttatatttaaaaataacagCAATAATGGTTGTTTACCAAATATGGGGATTACAAATAGAATTATTTTGGATTGTACCAACAATAGTTCCCTATTCCCTCTGGAGGAACTTTTTCCCCACTGAAGCATTGGAGATACTGTATGTAATCAACACATATGAACCATTGGAGCTGCTCTTAGGCAGTTGACGGGGAATCAAAAAGGAGATTTTTCATATTAAGgcccttaaaaataaaaagaactcAATGACATAATAAACAATACTAAGAAAGAATAAATGATTGAGAATTTCGTGTAACTACCACAAAAACCGGAAGGTTGGCCCCTGAAATCACATAACGTGTCATGCCCACTCCTGACACACGGCCCTTAATCACAGATACATAGTCTGCCCCATGTGGATAGCCAGTAACAGTTATCTTTTCTCTGGGTGCTGGCATGTCCCCAAACTCCACTGGCTTAACACCTTGCCAAAACTCGTCATCATTCACTGTCAGAATTGCTGCATGCAAcatcattacacaaaatatCATCAGAATTACCAAAGAACAGAAAGTTAACCAAATAGTAACATGCAAAATTTTGGTCAAAAGTCCACTAATAAAAAATTTCCAGCAATGAGTCCGTCTTAACaaattccaataaaaaaatcccGCGTTTTAAAGGTTCTATAAGTGCGTGTCCTATCTTCTCGAATTGTCTTTTATTGACGAATTTGCAAGTATTTTTAACAAATGCGTAGATATATGACAATGCAACACTGCTAGAGAACAGCAATCACCAACACCACAAGACAGTTCACTTTTATActatctttttcttgttttcagtATGAGACCATATACGTGTATCGTACAAGGTGCATCAAATTGGAAAATCAAAGGCGTAAGAAAGTCCAACATATGACCGCAAGTCAATAAGAATAAGCTCCGTAATGAGACAGACACCGGCCATTTGAAAGCCCAAAATGGGATATAACCAATATAACCTATGTCACACTGACACGGACACATGACATGACACGGATAAGACACCAAAACTCCAACAAGCCAatcaatgttttaaaaaccggcCCGGCCCAGCCGGTTCAACCGATTGAACCGTGAACCGGCACATCTACCTGTCCGGATTGGTATGAGAACCATTCAGATTCAAAAACCCGCTTATTTAGTGAAAACTGCTTGAACCACACGGTTGAACCGGCCAACCTTAAGAACCGTCCACGAATTGATGACCGGGTGGTAGCAAACTTTAAACTGAAGTTTATTCATTTAAGGCAAAAGCTGGCTCTTGAAGTCCACGTTGCAGGCAATAAATGCCTAGGCAACCCAAGCCAAGCCGCTTTAGCACAATGTACACTGTGAAAAATTTATAGAGTGACAggtttcttcatttttgtttcctCAATGTGGGATTGCATTGCTTACACTTTGAAGCATTTATAGAGCAAGAAGTTTCTTCAGTTTTATTTCTTCATCTTTGTTTCCTCCCCAATGTGGGATTGCATTGTTCACACTTTGAAGCATTTATAGAGCCAGAAGCTTCTTCAGTTTTATTTCCTCCCTGATGTGGGATTTGCCCAAAAAAGTTCATACTGCCTTATCTTGAAGTAATTCACCCTGTTTTCACTTCAAATAATTGGGGATGcgtggacatttttttttttttgtacaggtatttttttaaagtactaattgTGATTATATTTATCAGagtaatatatttttatatatttaaaacaAACGGTTTGATTCAGGTTCGACCATGGTTGAACCAGTGACCCGTCCGCCAAGTCCCTTTTCCAGTTCGCTCACCGGTCcagttttcaaaacattaacGGCAATGTTAAAAAATTAGAGGACATGACATGTTAGGGGACACGTTTTAatgatatacacacacacacttatacgTACAAAAAGGCTCTTACTCTATATATGTAGTACCATATATAGCTTAAATCTTATATATCATCACATTATTCACATAGTATTCCAACAAAAAGCATTTCATCATCTATGTGTCTTTGTCATCAATAAACTATCATATGGTACACAAAGAAGAAAGACTTTTCTAAGCTTTAACAAGAGTCTTAACATTTCGTTTAACACCCCGACATGTCTTGTGAGTGTCCTAGGCAATTTTTTGGAGTGTCCTTGGAGTGTCCAAACCAAAAATGTTGAGAAAAAGGACACTTCGAATTTGAGTGTCGGACACATGTCTGGAGAGTGTCGGCGTACGAGAAAGTGTCCGACACTGGTACGCGAGCTCCTACgaagtgtccgtgctacatagctaATATAATCTTttccaattcaaaattttatatgcaaggtcaaacaaatacaaaacagaTGTGTATCAAAGGAAAACTAGAAAATCAATGAAGGTCtgaacttttcttacaaaaggGTGGGAGAATTCATGAAAATGAAAGTCACTTTTTACTTAGTTTGGACTTCtcgtgttaaatttttagtAGGAGGACTAACGGTAACAGAGTATTCAGTTAATGACTTTCAGCTGAAATCCCTAGTTTAAATAACAAATACACCATGGTGAGAGATGTCTGTAGGTCTTACAGACCCCTTTATGCTAAAAATACTAAAGATTAACTGCTCTCTTGATCTTTCACAAGTGAAACAAATTAGCCCAAGGCACCCTAAAATTTAAATCCTCACGTCAGCCTAAACCTCAAGATATAATAACCTACAAAATGCAAAACAGTAAAACAGTAAAACAGAGTTGTCGTGCAATACTCTTCAATACAAGCTGAATTTCACATGCAATGTCAAAGCATTTCTCACTCAACTTgtttcttttataaaaaaatttagacctTGCTTTATATGTAGGCATACCTGGACACCTACAACTTGTTGCTAAGTTACTTTTTTTTCCACTCAAACTCCATACTAAGTTGTTTTCAAGGATAAAATCAACAAATCAGACACAGAAGAACAAAACTTTTTGCTGGATGGGAAGAATGATGGGAAGAAAAATGTTTTATTAGTGAGGTTTGTGGTAATATTGCCTTAACTCCAACAAGAAGGTACACCATATGTCCTCAATTTTGTCCACTCTTATATTTTTATAGGTCCCATAAAACATTTTCATGTTGACAAATCTAAGAGAAACTACTGaaagatttcttcttctttttttgtcttttatctttAGAAGCGAAGTAATAGCTCCCCACCATAAACCAAAAGCACACAATTAGGCAATTTGTACTATTACAACATAATGATGGTGTCTTCCTAGGTAATTGGATATCCAGAATTCACTTTTAGAGTACTATTACAACATAATGATGGTGTCTTCCTAGGTAATTGGATATCCAGAATCCACTTTTAGTGCTCTACTTCTTGGGCTTTTCAATTTTGGTCATACTACCTGGAATTTTTCAACAGAATTCTTCGTTGCATTCCTTCTGTGGAGGATAAAATTGCACAGCTACACACGTACTGAAGCTTTTTTGCTGAAATTTAACCTTTTCCAAACTTCTAATCTGGCGCAAAATTTTGCCACGAAGAAAAGGTCTTTTTCACTTAGATTGAAGATCTTGATGATATACTAATTTGTTAATCAACTTGGTTCACCTGCCTACTCGGGTCTTGAATGGATACAGACAAAGTCATGTTTTCATATCTCACACAGATGTTATAGTGAGTGAAAAATGAATCTCGGTAAAATTTCCCTGGGTGTGAGCCGGCCGAGAAGCAAGCTAATACGGCCAGCGGCTGGAGTAGTAGGATAGAATATGTATTCTGGGTCAAATTTTAGTTAATCAACACTTCAATAGAACGCCCCATTATAGATTCCCTCaaactatgaagcaccgacacctctagaggtcgacgAATCGCAGTGTCAGGACGCGGGGACACGGCCGGACACCTCGGagatacgtacgggacacgcaacgtggcgtgtcccatattttaatattaaattttgaggggggCACGGCGGGACACCGATGGTGACACGGCAAgggccaaactgcaatttcTTGGtggccaaactgcaatttttgaaaaaattgggggtcaaactataattttttttaaaaaaattggggccaaattataattttttttaaatttatgggtgttaaactataattatttatttatttatatatagatataaataaataaatatacttgtggcgtgtccgtgtccccatttttttagaattccagTGTCCCGGTGCCGGTTTtggtgtccgtgtccgtgcatcatagccCTCAAATTATATGCAATGTGTTTATGTGCATGTGCAC
The sequence above is a segment of the Rhododendron vialii isolate Sample 1 chromosome 13a, ASM3025357v1 genome. Coding sequences within it:
- the LOC131313064 gene encoding protease Do-like 9; translated protein: MSSSLINTSSIPFLHKAKLSIIDEFNDIKKPYPSAAKFSNPIVFCSLYRSLPTTFSKCSVRHLVSSVGHNIVDWDCDHDEEEKEEEEEEPKKSYNKVPRKSYNKAHITPFVEAIVKVICVKVDPNYTFPWKMEQEEGCWSGFIVSGRKILTSAGAVDLPKEVKVKKSTCNVWYTATVLSVALDTDLAILTVNDDEFWQGVKPVEFGDMPAPREKITVTGYPHGADYVSVIKGRVSGVGMTRYVISGANLPVFVVKVAWNLGKVGGPVFNGRGKCVGMILQHLYNNVDVVPAESIKHFVQDYDKNGAYTGLPFLGIKWQKMESSSFRVFMKMEHDQQGVLITEVMPNYPEFEILKPYDVILSIDGISINNDGTVPFQQGRRIEFSYLITQKYKGDKIVIRVLRDSKIHEFVTQLPTRKQFVPANITGMPPQYYVIGGFVFTTLSFPYLQVVVSNSLR